A window of the bacterium genome harbors these coding sequences:
- the ppdK gene encoding pyruvate, phosphate dikinase, with the protein MATKKHIYFFAQGKAEGTKDMKDLLGGKGAGLAEMTNIGIPVPPGFTITTEACIYYDQHNGAYPEGLEGEIEENMKKLEEVMGKKFGDPENPLLVSVRSGAKISMPGMMDTILNLGLNTHSVEGLAKKTQNPRMAYDSYRRFIQMFSNVVLGVKHENFEFILNEVKEEEGVKLDTELSVEGLRNVLARYLAMLREKEQIHFPQEPKEQLKMAINAVFESWDTPRAVTYRKLHKIPDNLGTAVNVQAMVFGNMGETSGTGVAFTRNPSTGEKKFYGEYLTNAQGEDVVAGIRTPKPIAELEKDLPQAYKQLVDIYQKLEGHYRNMQDIEFTIENEKLYMLQTRTGKRTAQSEIKIAVDMTNEGLITREEAIMRVQPQQLDQLLHRHIDPKASVEVLATGLPASPGAACGMVVLTPDDACEWVEAGKKVILVRNETSPDDIHGMAVAEGILTARGGMTSHAAVVARGMGKCCVAGCEAIKVDEHGKKFEVKGKIIKEGDFITLDGSTGRVILGKAPTIDPEMSDEAKTLLLWADEIKRLGVRTNADDPKSAGIAREFGAQGIGLCRTEHMFFAEDRLPIMQEMILANNEQERRKALDKLLPMQREDFTGIFKAMNGLPVTIRLLDPPLHEFLPKYEELLVELATLKTTKGDKNKIAEIETLLHKVETLREVNPMLGLRGCRLGITYPEVSEMQARAIFEAACELTKEGYKVLPEVMIPLVGTVKELKLQRQITDKVAKETFEKYGVAVDYLVGTMIELPRAAITADKIAEEAEFFSFGTNDLTQTTFGFSRDDAEGKFLDRYLEKGVLPQNPFEVLDRDGVGELVKIGIEKGRKTKPGLKVGICGEHGGEPSSVEFCHLVNMTYVSCSPYRVPIARLAAAQAKIKNG; encoded by the coding sequence ATGGCAACAAAAAAACACATCTATTTTTTTGCTCAGGGTAAAGCAGAAGGGACTAAAGACATGAAAGATTTATTAGGAGGAAAAGGGGCAGGATTGGCTGAAATGACCAACATTGGCATACCTGTGCCACCGGGATTTACCATTACGACAGAGGCTTGTATTTATTATGACCAACATAACGGTGCCTATCCAGAAGGGTTAGAAGGAGAGATTGAGGAGAATATGAAGAAGTTAGAAGAGGTAATGGGTAAGAAATTTGGTGACCCAGAAAATCCACTGCTTGTTTCGGTTCGCTCCGGGGCAAAAATATCTATGCCGGGGATGATGGACACCATCCTGAATTTAGGATTAAATACTCACTCCGTAGAAGGATTGGCGAAGAAGACACAAAATCCAAGGATGGCTTATGATTCTTATCGTAGATTTATCCAGATGTTTTCAAATGTCGTTTTAGGAGTAAAACATGAAAATTTTGAGTTTATCTTAAACGAGGTCAAAGAAGAAGAGGGAGTAAAACTTGATACTGAGCTGTCGGTTGAGGGGCTTCGGAATGTCCTTGCCCGATATTTAGCTATGCTTCGGGAAAAAGAACAAATTCATTTCCCTCAGGAGCCAAAGGAGCAACTTAAGATGGCCATTAATGCCGTGTTTGAATCCTGGGATACACCAAGAGCAGTAACTTATCGCAAGTTGCATAAAATACCTGATAATTTAGGCACAGCAGTTAATGTTCAAGCGATGGTGTTTGGGAATATGGGGGAGACATCAGGAACAGGTGTTGCCTTTACCCGAAATCCTTCTACTGGTGAGAAAAAGTTTTACGGCGAGTATTTAACTAATGCTCAGGGTGAAGATGTTGTCGCTGGAATTAGGACACCAAAACCGATTGCCGAATTAGAAAAAGATTTACCCCAGGCATACAAACAATTAGTTGATATATACCAGAAACTTGAGGGACATTATCGAAATATGCAGGATATTGAATTCACAATTGAGAATGAGAAATTATACATGCTTCAAACTCGAACCGGTAAAAGAACCGCTCAATCTGAAATCAAGATTGCTGTTGATATGACTAATGAAGGGTTAATTACCAGAGAAGAAGCAATAATGCGTGTTCAACCACAACAATTAGACCAATTACTTCATCGACATATTGACCCCAAAGCGAGCGTCGAGGTATTAGCTACAGGGTTACCGGCATCGCCAGGGGCGGCGTGTGGGATGGTAGTTCTTACCCCGGATGATGCCTGCGAATGGGTTGAGGCAGGTAAAAAGGTCATTTTAGTCCGAAATGAGACTTCACCAGATGACATTCACGGAATGGCGGTGGCTGAAGGGATATTAACCGCACGTGGTGGAATGACTTCACATGCCGCAGTTGTCGCTCGTGGTATGGGAAAATGTTGTGTTGCGGGCTGTGAAGCAATTAAAGTAGATGAACATGGAAAGAAATTTGAAGTAAAGGGGAAAATAATTAAAGAAGGTGATTTCATCACCCTGGATGGCTCTACAGGTCGGGTAATTTTAGGCAAGGCACCCACGATAGACCCAGAAATGAGTGATGAGGCAAAAACATTACTCCTCTGGGCAGATGAAATAAAGAGATTAGGTGTCAGAACTAATGCCGATGACCCAAAATCAGCCGGCATAGCCCGTGAATTTGGCGCCCAGGGAATTGGACTCTGTCGCACCGAGCATATGTTCTTTGCCGAGGATAGATTGCCTATTATGCAAGAAATGATTCTGGCAAATAATGAACAAGAAAGACGCAAGGCTCTGGATAAATTATTACCTATGCAAAGAGAAGATTTCACCGGTATTTTCAAGGCAATGAATGGTTTACCAGTGACTATTAGACTTTTAGACCCACCACTCCATGAATTCTTACCTAAATATGAAGAATTACTGGTAGAACTGGCTACTTTGAAGACAACTAAAGGAGACAAAAATAAAATAGCAGAGATTGAAACGTTGTTACACAAGGTAGAAACTTTGAGAGAGGTAAATCCAATGTTAGGACTTCGAGGCTGTCGCCTGGGAATTACCTATCCAGAGGTCTCTGAGATGCAGGCACGGGCAATATTTGAAGCGGCTTGCGAATTGACTAAAGAAGGATATAAAGTCTTACCTGAAGTAATGATTCCATTAGTTGGAACGGTAAAAGAACTAAAACTGCAACGCCAGATTACAGATAAGGTGGCTAAAGAGACATTTGAAAAATATGGAGTAGCAGTAGATTACTTAGTTGGAACGATGATAGAATTACCCAGAGCGGCGATTACGGCAGATAAAATCGCTGAGGAGGCAGAGTTTTTCTCATTTGGCACAAATGACTTAACGCAAACCACATTTGGCTTTTCCAGAGATGATGCCGAAGGGAAATTCTTAGATAGATACCTTGAGAAAGGTGTCTTACCCCAAAATCCATTTGAGGTTTTAGACCGTGATGGAGTAGGCGAATTAGTGAAAATTGGGATAGAAAAAGGACGCAAAACAAAACCAGGACTTAAAGTTGGTATCTGTGGCGAGCATGGTGGAGAACCCAGTTCCGTAGAATTCTGCCATTTAGTCAATATGACCTATGTCTCCTGTTCACCATATCGAGTGCCTATTGCCCGCTTAGCCGCGGCCCAGGCAAAGATAAAAAATGGATAA
- the pgsA gene encoding CDP-diacylglycerol--glycerol-3-phosphate 3-phosphatidyltransferase, translated as MNLANKLTLLRIILVPFFVIFLAYDNVYSYYLSLLVFLICAITDIYDGKIARKYGLETTFGKFADPLADKILVSAAFIYFVEMPALHIPAWMVILIITREFVVTGLRMIAMSKGVVIAASLKGKLKTTFQITTIIIILLILVIKTYLRDFLGIENTLFPFSVVLEYTPLILMSITTFFTVITGIWFTILHKKLVTI; from the coding sequence ATGAATTTAGCCAATAAATTAACCTTATTAAGAATTATTCTGGTGCCTTTTTTTGTCATATTTTTAGCCTATGACAATGTGTACTCTTATTATCTAAGTCTATTGGTATTTCTTATCTGTGCTATAACAGATATTTATGACGGTAAGATTGCTCGAAAGTATGGATTAGAAACTACCTTTGGAAAGTTTGCCGACCCATTAGCCGATAAAATATTAGTTTCTGCGGCGTTTATTTATTTTGTAGAGATGCCAGCGTTACACATACCCGCATGGATGGTAATCTTGATTATTACACGAGAATTTGTGGTTACAGGACTGAGAATGATTGCGATGTCAAAAGGTGTAGTCATTGCCGCTTCGTTAAAAGGTAAATTAAAAACCACCTTTCAGATTACGACAATTATCATTATTTTACTTATCCTGGTTATAAAGACATATCTGCGGGATTTTCTTGGAATAGAAAATACCCTTTTCCCTTTTTCAGTGGTTTTAGAATATACACCTTTAATTTTAATGTCAATAACTACCTTTTTTACAGTGATAACCGGTATCTGGTTTACTATTTTACATAAAAAACTCGTAACTATTTAG
- a CDS encoding VCBS repeat-containing protein — MQILIFLFIFFIQSVVWAKTINPPIDIKVTQEAGKHSFNITWKPPAGEEIVAYFYKLDQQPNTNWTINPYIKNLRVSGSGGHRLYLAASDREGNVSPYQVVEFSYDARAPKGGEISMTLPTSYQTGGSPGIIAAGDVNGDGLNDVVSANYYDNNISVFIQLADGKLATQTTYPVNQGPFGVGIGDMNADGLNDVVVGCAAADVIHIFTQNKGGTLTQAMVFRTERGPYGLAVGDVNGDGRNDIVVPNSGATSISIFTWLPEVKESYDYLLGSFKKCESLTMQRQGNEIFSHIVYASGPISYWLAIGDINGDGREDIATVNYGNNTVNAYFQQPDKSLLPMGALQTAGGNPSTVAIGDLTGDGINEIAASGGPVSIFGRKDETSFGLIGTATSKDGRAGGVKIGDINNDGRADLVTTHGETFTIYLQDNKGHLLPPLYFPTGKAPGGLAIADVNNDGLNDVITGNISDNNISVLHPIWNK; from the coding sequence ATGCAAATATTAATCTTTTTATTTATCTTTTTTATCCAGAGTGTAGTTTGGGCTAAAACAATCAATCCACCCATAGATATAAAGGTTACTCAAGAGGCAGGGAAACATTCATTTAATATCACCTGGAAACCACCAGCCGGTGAGGAAATAGTGGCTTATTTCTATAAACTCGACCAGCAACCTAATACTAACTGGACAATCAATCCCTACATTAAGAATTTAAGGGTAAGTGGAAGTGGGGGACACAGGCTTTATTTGGCGGCGAGTGACCGTGAAGGAAATGTTTCACCATATCAGGTGGTAGAATTTTCTTACGATGCCAGAGCCCCAAAAGGTGGCGAGATTTCAATGACCTTACCTACCTCATATCAAACCGGTGGCTCCCCGGGAATTATTGCGGCTGGAGATGTTAATGGCGATGGATTAAATGATGTTGTATCGGCTAACTATTATGATAACAACATCAGTGTTTTTATTCAACTAGCCGATGGAAAATTAGCCACACAAACCACCTATCCCGTTAATCAAGGTCCTTTTGGGGTAGGCATAGGGGATATGAATGCTGATGGGTTAAATGATGTGGTGGTTGGTTGTGCGGCGGCTGATGTTATTCATATCTTTACTCAAAATAAAGGTGGCACACTCACTCAAGCAATGGTATTCCGCACTGAACGAGGCCCTTATGGATTAGCCGTAGGTGATGTTAATGGCGATGGAAGAAATGATATTGTTGTCCCTAATTCAGGGGCAACTTCTATTAGTATTTTTACCTGGTTACCAGAGGTTAAGGAAAGTTATGATTATCTACTTGGTTCTTTTAAAAAATGTGAGAGTCTAACAATGCAACGACAGGGAAATGAAATATTTAGCCATATTGTTTATGCCTCAGGTCCAATTTCATACTGGTTAGCCATCGGAGATATAAATGGGGATGGAAGAGAAGATATTGCGACGGTTAATTATGGAAACAACACCGTGAATGCATATTTCCAACAACCAGATAAGTCTCTTCTGCCAATGGGGGCACTTCAAACTGCGGGTGGAAATCCATCTACGGTTGCTATCGGAGACCTAACGGGTGATGGAATAAATGAAATTGCCGCCTCTGGAGGCCCTGTCTCCATTTTTGGACGAAAGGATGAGACTTCATTTGGACTAATTGGCACGGCGACAAGTAAAGACGGTCGGGCTGGCGGGGTAAAAATAGGTGATATTAATAATGACGGCCGAGCTGACTTAGTAACCACACACGGAGAAACCTTCACTATTTATCTTCAGGATAATAAAGGACATCTCCTTCCTCCCTTATATTTTCCTACCGGTAAAGCACCTGGAGGATTAGCCATTGCTGATGTAAATAACGATGGGTTAAATGATGTTATTACTGGAAATATCAGTGATAACAACATTAGTGTTTTACATCCGATATGGAATAAATAA